The following proteins are co-located in the Psilocybe cubensis strain MGC-MH-2018 chromosome 5, whole genome shotgun sequence genome:
- a CDS encoding Repressor ROX1, protein MPAERTKGLKRSASAGNTYVWTSQPEPTNGSEVSFTSAMTSWSFSDTPPPLVDAPSEFVMFPPEGDAAAPRRQPHSKKKPENHIPRPPNAFILFRSSFIKSQHVSTAVETNHSTLSKIIGLTWQSLPEDQRQIWHQKAKEALDEHKRKFPKYAFRPVQTKAKGGPVEKRKVREVEPKDIKRCTKIAQLLVEGKKGSELNAAVEEFDKYHVPEIVTRFEAPITAHAFRRSSSAPVPDTDNSRPQSFLQHVASSPRKPRSSSTRPTRCSTPDNSTTPNLSPANGNVAAVPEPLIEGPLKEEPAFNFGTFSFDNIVSPLPTYDCDPLSASLNNGSFHASLTIDTSFMQQWDASPSPGTPSTPDYMSNSSPLLSSPPTPSYSSTYDAFDHQLSNAFDDFSVNYPTFDQSCGVPQQNICGSGIDSLSFSSPQAHANYAAYGDHAHQEISAPLAHLDLDFSAFMTSIPQYAM, encoded by the exons ATGCCTGCAGAGAGAACAAAGGGACTGAAGCGCTCAGCATCAGCCG GCAATACCTATGTGTGGACATCTCAGCCTGAGCCCACAAATGGATCGGAGGTTTCTTTCACTTCTGCCATGACCTCGTGGTCGTTTTCGGACACACCCCCTCCACTTGTGGACGCACCATCCGAGTTCGTCATGTTCCCTCCTGAAGGTGATGCCGCAGCCCCCCGTCGTCAGCCACATTCAAAGAAGAAGCCCGAAAACCACATCCCCCGCCCTCCCAACGCGTTCATTCTTTTCCGTTCGTCATTCATTAAGAGCCAACACGTTTCGACAGCTGTCGAGACCAATCACTCGACGCTATCTAAGATCATCGGCTTGACATGGCAAAGTCTGCCCGAGGACCAGCGCCAAATTTGGCATCAGAAGGCGAAAGAGGCGCTCGACGAACATAAACGCAAATTCCCGAAGTACGCCTTCCGACCCGTGcagacgaaagcgaaaggcggTCCCGTTGAGAAGCGCAAGGTGAGAGAGGTGGAACCTAAGGATATCAAGCGGTGTACGAAGATCGCGCAGCTATTAGTGGAGGGTAAGAAGGGGAGTGAGTTGAATGCAGCGGTGGAAGAATTTGATAAGTACCATGTTCCTGAAATCGTCACCCGCTTCGAGGCGCCCATCACAGCTCACGCATTCCGACGATCATCATCCGCACCCGTTCCCGACACCGACAATTCACGACCACAGTCATTCCTTCAACACGTCGCATCCAGTCCCCGGAAACCCCGTTCTTCGAGTACTCGTCCAACTCGCTGTTCCACGCCAGACAACTCTACAACACCAAACCTATCGCCAGCCAATGGGAATGTCGCTGCCGTGCCTGAGCCTCTGATAGAAGGCCCTCTAAAAGAGGAGCCGGCCTTT AACTTTGGAACATTTTCATTCGACAATATTGTCTCTCCCCTTCCTACTTACGACTGCGATCCATTATCTGCTTCGCTCAATAATGGTAGCTTCCATGCGAGCCTCACCATCGACACTTCTTTTATGCAGCAGTGGGACGCCAGCCCATCCCCCGGTACTCCGTCGACTCCGGACTACATGTCGAATTCCAGCCCGCTTCTAAGCTCTCCGCCCACACCTTCCTACTCCTCGACATACGATGCTTTCGATCACCAGCTATCTAACGCTTTCGACGACTTCTCTGTCAATTACCCTACCTTCGACCAATCCTGCGGTGTTCCCCAGCAGAATATCTGCGGTAGCGGGATCGACTCTCTTTCATTTTCCAGCCCTCAGGCGCATGCGAATTACGCCGCCTATGGGGATCACGCCCATCAAGAAATCAGCGCTCCCTTAGCCCATCTAGACCTTGATTTCTCAGCATTCATGACTTCAATCCCACAGTATGCCATGTAG